The sequence below is a genomic window from Aspergillus nidulans FGSC A4 chromosome V.
CCAGCAACAACGCCAAATTCATATCGTCGCGTATTTTTCTAACGCGACAAGTCTACCCTTGAGTGACCTCCACTTCCAGGTCGCTGTTGAAAAGGTACCTGCCCTCTATGCCTCACCTTACCATTCGCTAACTAACCGAAACAGGCATACACATTACACCTCCGCCCCCAATCCGGCCGCGACATTGCGCCGCTCCAGCAAAACGGCGTGCAGCAGGAAATGCTCCTTGACGGCATCGATATGGGCAAAGGCAATACGGTCAAGATTCGCTTCCGAGTCTCGTACCGGCTGGGCAGCGATTCGAAAGAGGAGCAGGGAATGGTACCACCGCTGGGCATTGCATAGCGCCACTCACTCGGCCACGATTAGTCTTACATTCAGTCCTATTTAGCTAGCTTATTTTACCCTCTGGAGAGTATTTGTGCAAACCTATTTAGCCTGTCAACTGCACGCCTGTCGGTAAAGCACTTCTTGTTTATATTTGTGAATTTATCTACCTACATGCTCCGTACCTTGTTAGGTACCAGGAGTGGTAGTCTTGGTTGTTGGAGGTATTGCTAATACTTATTTGTATTTTCAAGACTGGATTATCGGGTTCATAGTGGATATTTGGGGGTCAAATTTGTAAGAGTACTCTTATCTGTCCGTGCTCCTGGTAAGAAATGCTCGTTGCCCAGTACAAGTGGAGGGAAGACGATGGCCTCCGCAAGAGACACcctctggctctggttggcATCCCAGAAAACCCCGCAAATGACGCTAGTAATTTATGACCGCACCAATACAATAGACGCATTACTAGACCCTAAACCAGTAAGCCTCATAAAATAAGCTGCTAAATTTACAGGCATGGGCTGCTTGGGTGCAGAACAGAGGGTGTGACATAGGGCAATAGGACGTACCAGCGAAACATCTTATCGGTATATTGTGCGAACTTTTGACTACAATAACCCTGAACTGAACACCTGTGATCGATCTATGGCGTGGCAGCACATATCCAATCCTCAGTTCAGGACTCGGCCTCGACTTGGACCATTTCTGTGGTTGCTAGTCCGCAGAGAGCCGAGAACGGATAAACCCCTCTCCTCATTCCTATCCCAAGAAATCCCAGAGGAAACTTAAATGAGTGGCTAGTAAGATGGGGTCAAATTGTCAAGGGACTACCCGTTCTGGGTGGAGAGGCTAACTGCGCGAGCGTATGCGTATCTCGAGATAACGACTGTGTGCGGCGATTCTACAAACTACTGGCCGCAATAGTCTAGACCCCAGTCCTGCAGTCCTTACAGTAGCCTCGGCTTTGAGGCTAAAGTCCCTGCGTTAGCGTAATCTCAATCTGAACGCCTACCATATAaggagaagatctggagaaaATAGGCGAACTGCGTATCGGGACCGATATTTGCGAGGTATGGCACCGTATCCGAGGACAAACGGAGAACTCAGTGGCAATAACGGGAAACGTCTTGATGGTACGATAACAAATACCAAGAGGTGTAGCGTTCGGCGTTCTCCGATACCCAGCTGCCATCTTTAGTGGCTATATTAGGGAAGTAGGGCAAATCTCGGCCAGCTCGGACAACCGGGGCCCTTTGAGCGGGTAGCCTCTTGCCGGATAGCCTCTTACAGGTAGATCCCAGGTTGAGGCCAGGTAGATCCAGTAGACCCTGGTAGACCCTGGAGAGGTATTCCGGTAGACCTAGGAAGACCTTCGGGAGACCCTACCGAGTCTACCGTGCCTACCGTGCCTACCGTGCCTAAGCGAGAATGCAGTGGCGAGGGAAGTGGCTGAACAGCCAAACATGGTATGAGCCCTGTACCCCGAGCGATCAGGGCCGCAAAACCTCGGCCAGAGCTGGGTGGAATTGGAACGCTCTGGAGGTAGATCCCAACCTTCCTAGGTTGGCGATAGGAATTTGACGGTAGGATCCAGAGGATGCTAGGACGGGGGCGAGCACTGAGCGCTATGAAAGCAGTTAGGGAGACCCTGGGAGAGAGGAGGGGgcagaaagcagaagcagggaACGGTGGCAAGTGGAGATGATTCGGGGTTTGATCGCAGTGGGTCGGGGAGGTCTGGGCAGTTGGACAGTGCGTGAGCTGCAGCTGTCAGCCTGTCAGGATCgaggttctcttgctttAATTGGTTTTAACTGGCGTTAATTGGCGAGTAGAGTGCCAGTCCTGCCAGTCCTGCCAGTCAAAGAGCGGCCGTGCTAATGATCTTGAAAGAGAGCCATTGCAGATTCGTAAGAGTCAGACGACGATATTCAGAACGGCTCCAGAACATAAGAAGTaagcaagagcagcatcaAAGACCATGATTACAAAAAAGGGTCTGAAGAATGGGAACGAAGGGCCAAAGGTGTAGCCAGAGCTACCCCAGGCCTAGACTTGCATGGCTGTTCTGTGTCGTGCGTCGAAAACCTTAACACTGTCAGGCCCATGGATACTCAGTAGAGAACCACACTCGAAAGGCAGGAGCCAACCTTGGATGGCCCGCCTCTCAACCTCGCCAGGCGACCATTTAACTTGCTCCTGTCACTTTCTGCAGcgcctcttcagccttcttcatcccagctaTCATCTTTCACTCTACTACGGCCTCCCTATCCTCCAGGCATGTCTCCCAGACCACCAAGTATCGATTacggccagagccagggcCGAACGAAGGAGGAGAACCAAGAACGGTGAGCCGACTCTTCATGAAGACGGTCGTGCAGAGCTAGCAGAGCTAATTGGAGTAGGGCCTTTATCGCGGCGTCTAGGCGGAAAGATCGCAGCTTAGATGCTCGGATCGAGTCTGCGAATCGAGCGTCGATGCTGCACAAGAAGCGCACCGGCAGGGCCCTGTTGATCAACCGCGAGGTGGTTGAGAATGAGTCTATGTACGAGGAGATCGACGACACTTACCGTGCCAAGATGCTCCAGTATATGCGCGTCCATAATGCGCAGTTGAACCACGACTTTGATAATACGCTTCTCGCCGGGCTGCCTACAACGTCGCAGGGACTGCAGATGCCGAGTTCTTTGCATACGGGGCCTTCTTACAGTCTGGGGCAGTCTTCACACTCGATTCTGCAGATGCCCAGTGCTTCTCACAGTCCGCTGCCCAGCCCTTCACATTCATCCCACGGGTCGACTTCGCAAAGCCCGCAAATCCCCAGCGCTTCACAAAATCCGCGCGTACAGAACCGGCCTATCTCCAGCCGTCGAAACAGCCACCAGCGCGCATCCAGCGTCGCGCCCACTGGGCCGATCCATGGCGCCCGCAAGCTGACCATCGACCTGTCCCAGCTGCGCAATAACCTTCCCGGACCAAGCACCGAACCGAGAAGGGCGAGCTCCAACGGGTTCCCGACCCCGGGAGCGAACTTCTCGCCGACCTACTTGAGTCCTGGCCAGGCCCACTCTCAAGCCCAGGTGCCATCCTACCTTGCAGCAGAACCCAGCTCCGCTATTCGCCCAcagttgcagcagcaacaacagcggcaacaacagcaacagcaacagcagcagcagcagttgctgCAGACCTGGCAAAGTCTCTTCCCCCGCCATTCCATATCTGATTCAACATCCCTTGGTGGCCTACCTGCCATAGGAGAGGTGCCAGGCCAATATCGCGATCGCATTGCGTCCGCTCCCACTTTTCCCATCCAAGACCCGGTTCATatccaagctcaagcccaGACTCGGGCTCAGGCGGctgccactgcagctccaCTTCAGAATGCCACCCCAGCACCAGGCCCCGTCGCTGCCCATGGGACGAGCCAGCATCACCGAGTCCGGTCGGAACCAGGACCCGCCCCCATTGCTGTCTCCACCACAattccatcctcttcgtcctcagtCTCTCTTCATACAGGGTTCTATCCAACCAGTGCTTCGTCACTGTCCGACCCCAGCTCCTctgctgagcttctgcctACACCGCGAAGCATGTCGCCACACACTCCTGCCCCTTCCCAAGCTTCTCACCCGCGCATGAGCTTTGGAGCGGGCATCGGCGAACTCAACATGAATGAAGCGGAACCATTCAAGCACACTCTGTTCGAACTACAGGGTTTTGATCCAGATCTCCAGCTTGGTCTAGAGATGTCGGGACAAGGGCCTGAAAGCGCGGACCAGGATTTCCTTGATTTTAGCCAGTTTGCCTCTACGCTTGACCAGAACCATCATCAGGCTATGTTTCCGTCCCATTGGCAGATGCCCGTTGGCTCTGGCGATATGCCGGCAGATTCTGGCTTTTCTGGCGGCTTGGATATGAAAGAGTACATCACTAACTTGTGAGCTGTTACTTATTAGCTTTCTTGCTCGGGGCGACGAGCTGTATGCCTTCATGCCTTCTACCGTGTCTTACCAATACCAAAGTGTGCAACATTTGTTTTGAGCTTTTCTTCACCTCATGTACCAGATTCTGCAAAACTACCCACATTAGCCTTTATGTTAAACTGTAGACGCCGCAAATGGAGTGCAAGTTTGCAGTGTACCCACTATGATCGGCAATTAATAATGCAGATCTCCCGACGTCGCAATGAGGTATTATACAGTCTGACCGTATGAAGAGAGTATCCCATATCCTGAATAGCCCTGGTCCATCCTAGACTGACCTATGAATGAGGTAAGGAACTGGTGTTGGCCGCAAACGGGGGAACCTAAAGCCAAGAGAGCGTGGAGATATTCTGCCTATCCGATAAGCTGATTAGTTCGAGGTAACAAGCTCGCGGATGGGCCCGTAACAGGTAGATGCAACATTCCAGTCAGGAAAAGGAATGCGCctgcttctcaagctccagATTGCGATCTGAGTAACCCCAGTTCAGAGCCAGCGTACTTTCTATCCTACCGACTAAGCTCCCTACTACGTGCGCGATATTAAGTGACCTTGGGTAGCTTTGTCTTCCAAACCTTCCTACTCTGGAGTTCTTTCTGAACCGGAACTGGCTGAGTACGCGGGGAGCCCGAGCGTCAAAAGTGGATCTGCAATGTGAGCTTATTGCCCACGCAGTGGGGCACGGGTAACTCAATATAGCTAGCGTGACCCTCTTTAAGAATCAAAGCTCGTTTACTGTCGATCGCGTTTCCGCTAACCTGATCTGGTTAGTGCTCTGTCTCATCCCCCCATTACTCCAACACGGGACCTAATGTACAGTGGTACGTACTGGGTAATCCGTCACATTCGCATCCATGGTTAACATATACCTCTGCCCTGAAATGGAGAGACTGAACCAGAAACGATGGAAAAAAGTGCTACCGGTGGCTTTCAATGTAACGTTGCCAAGGCTTGCGCGTACACAAGCTAAATAAACTCCGTTTAATCTATTCTTTTTTCGACTTGAAGGTTCAGGGCTCAGATTGAATTTTATTATGACTCTTGTCAAATTGAGCCGCGTAAGTCACTTAGATTGGCTGAGTTGGATAATGCGCTGGAGTAAACTGTAGCAGTCACTGGAGCAGGGCAGTGGTGCGCGTCGGACAAGAGGAGCTACCTTAGCTTCGTGGCACTGGCTTGTTTGACCCAGC
It includes:
- a CDS encoding uncharacterized protein (transcript_id=CADANIAT00003353), which encodes MSPRPPSIDYGQSQGRTKEENQERRKDRSLDARIESANRASMLHKKRTGRALLINREVVENESMYEEIDDTYRAKMLQYMRVHNAQLNHDFDNTLLAGLPTTSQGLQMPSSLHTGPSYSLGQSSHSILQMPSASHSPLPSPSHSSHGSTSQSPQIPSASQNPRVQNRPISSRRNSHQRASSVAPTGPIHGARKLTIDLSQLRNNLPGPSTEPRRASSNGFPTPGANFSPTYLSPGQAHSQAQVPSYLAAEPSSAIRPQLQQQQQRQQQQQQQQQQQLLQTWQSLFPRHSISDSTSLGGLPAIGEVPGQYRDRIASAPTFPIQDPVHIQAQAQTRAQAAATAAPLQNATPAPGPVAAHGTSQHHRVRSEPGPAPIAVSTTIPSSSSSVSLHTGFYPTSASSLSDPSSSAELLPTPRSMSPHTPAPSQASHPRMSFGAGIGELNMNEAEPFKHTLFELQGFDPDLQLGLEMSGQGPESADQDFLDFSQFASTLDQNHHQAMFPSHWQMPVGSGDMPADSGFSGGLDMKEYITNFLYVKL